A part of Agromyces protaetiae genomic DNA contains:
- a CDS encoding cation:proton antiporter, with translation MEILIVAVLGLLGIAAASAVGPRLRVAAPLLLVLVGIAVSFLPFVPDFVVDPEWILAGILPPLLYAASVAMPSMEFRREFSAIGGLSVLLVVLTSVALGVLFSLLIPGLGLAAGIALGAIVSPTDAVATSIVKRIGVTPRVVTVLEGESLLNDATALVLLRSAIAATAASVTFWDVAGDFLFAVAVAVVIGFVVGRLNLWVRARVTDATVNTVISFTVPFLASVPAEALGASGLVAAVVAGLVTGRGAIRVLSPQHRMSDANSWRAIEFVLEGAVFLVMGLEMNKIVADLAEGELRAEHGLGIAVLALVVVLLVRAVYVFPTLALIGRRTRRAEELRPRLDAANRRLDEREVALATEAVDEEHAERAVREGGRERWLRRATNPEFIQRIRSRLRRRAADLDYFRAVPLGPREGAVIVWAGMRGAVTLAAAQTLPHETPSRSFLVFVAFCVAGVSLLLQGGTLPWLVRVVKPAGVDRQAQAAERQQILALLRDVTEKVVRARLAEPGRLELDGSDADPALDPDVPSDDGAAESSDALRDRHRRQRLELIAAQRDALLDARDDGIFSSAMLGWALETLDAEQISIELRAAADDD, from the coding sequence GTGGAGATCCTGATCGTCGCGGTCCTCGGCCTCCTCGGCATCGCCGCCGCGAGCGCCGTCGGGCCCCGGCTCAGGGTCGCGGCGCCGCTCCTGCTCGTCCTCGTCGGCATCGCGGTCAGCTTCCTCCCGTTCGTGCCCGACTTCGTCGTCGACCCCGAGTGGATCCTCGCGGGCATCCTGCCGCCGCTGCTCTACGCGGCCTCCGTCGCGATGCCCTCGATGGAGTTCCGCCGCGAGTTCAGCGCGATCGGCGGGCTCTCAGTGCTGCTCGTCGTCCTCACCTCGGTCGCGCTCGGGGTCCTCTTCTCCCTGCTCATCCCGGGACTCGGCCTCGCGGCCGGCATCGCGCTCGGCGCGATCGTCAGCCCGACCGACGCCGTCGCGACCTCGATCGTGAAGCGCATCGGCGTGACCCCGCGCGTCGTGACGGTGCTCGAGGGCGAGAGTCTCCTGAACGATGCGACGGCACTCGTGCTCCTGCGCTCCGCCATCGCGGCGACCGCCGCGAGCGTCACGTTCTGGGACGTCGCGGGCGACTTCCTCTTCGCCGTCGCGGTCGCCGTCGTCATCGGTTTCGTCGTCGGCAGGCTCAATCTGTGGGTGCGCGCGCGGGTGACGGATGCCACGGTCAACACCGTCATCTCGTTCACCGTACCGTTCCTCGCGAGCGTCCCGGCCGAGGCGCTCGGCGCGTCGGGACTCGTCGCGGCGGTCGTCGCGGGGCTCGTCACCGGGCGCGGAGCGATCAGAGTCCTGAGTCCGCAGCACCGGATGAGCGACGCGAACTCGTGGCGCGCGATCGAGTTCGTCCTCGAGGGCGCGGTCTTCCTCGTCATGGGCCTCGAGATGAACAAGATCGTCGCCGACCTCGCCGAAGGCGAGCTCCGTGCCGAACACGGCCTCGGCATCGCGGTCCTCGCGCTCGTCGTCGTGCTCCTCGTGCGGGCGGTCTACGTCTTCCCGACGCTCGCGCTCATCGGTCGCCGTACCCGTCGCGCCGAAGAGCTCCGCCCGAGGCTCGATGCCGCGAACCGCCGGCTCGATGAACGCGAGGTCGCCCTCGCGACCGAAGCGGTCGACGAAGAGCACGCCGAGCGCGCGGTCCGCGAAGGCGGCCGCGAGCGGTGGCTCCGGCGTGCGACGAACCCCGAGTTCATCCAGCGCATCCGATCGAGGCTCCGCCGCCGGGCCGCCGACCTCGACTACTTCAGGGCCGTTCCGCTCGGGCCGCGCGAAGGCGCCGTCATCGTGTGGGCGGGCATGCGCGGGGCGGTGACGCTCGCGGCCGCCCAGACCCTCCCGCACGAGACGCCGTCGCGGTCGTTCCTCGTGTTCGTCGCGTTCTGCGTCGCGGGCGTTTCCCTGCTCCTCCAAGGCGGCACACTGCCGTGGCTCGTCCGCGTCGTGAAGCCTGCGGGCGTCGACCGCCAGGCGCAAGCGGCCGAACGTCAGCAGATCCTGGCGCTGCTCCGCGATGTGACCGAGAAGGTCGTGCGTGCGAGGCTCGCCGAGCCCGGGCGGCTCGAGCTCGACGGCTCCGACGCCGACCCGGCCCTCGACCCTGACGTACCGTCGGACGACGGCGCGGCCGAGTCATCCGACGCACTGCGCGACCGCCATCGACGGCAGC
- a CDS encoding lipase family protein translates to MFGVLALAWPDITLLVVAVVFGARLIMVGLVAVWQAVRGRRDRERAGEDSASAGAEGEATAGAPDASPRPLRRWTRTIAAVAALLLAGGAAALSASLQSGSPVVDDFYAAPRTVPGEPGRLIRSEAFTRDIPSNARAWRILYTTTSGDGSAAVASGLVVVPRDGDGPWPVVDWTHGTTGFAENCAPSLAEHPFESGAFFLVDQVVDHGWALVATDYIGLGTKGPHPYLIGPDTGHAALDAARAARELDGADLGDQNIVWGHSQGGAGALWTGALADVYAPDLDIEGVASLAPASNLPGLVGNLDEIPGGSVFASYVAASYTAIYPDVTMREYIRPGAVVTVREMAKRCLAEPGVFVSVLNALALSSDPVIFSKDPTTGPLGVRLEENTPPPTISAPLLLGQGAADPLVVPAAQDAYVEELCTAGQQVDYRLYAGRDHVGLVEPDSPLVPDLFEWTEARLAGDPVEPGCTRVER, encoded by the coding sequence GTGTTCGGCGTGCTCGCGCTCGCGTGGCCCGACATCACCCTGCTCGTGGTCGCGGTCGTGTTCGGCGCGCGGCTCATCATGGTCGGACTCGTCGCGGTGTGGCAGGCGGTGCGCGGGCGGCGCGACCGCGAGCGGGCCGGCGAGGATTCGGCGAGCGCGGGCGCAGAGGGCGAGGCTACCGCGGGAGCGCCGGATGCCTCGCCGCGCCCCCTGCGCCGATGGACGCGCACGATCGCGGCCGTCGCCGCTCTTCTGTTGGCGGGCGGCGCCGCCGCGCTGAGCGCGAGCCTGCAGAGCGGCTCCCCCGTCGTCGACGACTTCTACGCCGCCCCTCGCACGGTCCCGGGCGAGCCCGGAAGGCTCATCCGCTCCGAGGCGTTCACGAGAGACATCCCGAGCAATGCCCGCGCTTGGCGCATCCTCTACACGACGACGAGCGGCGACGGCTCGGCTGCCGTCGCGAGCGGGCTCGTCGTCGTGCCGCGCGACGGCGACGGGCCCTGGCCCGTCGTCGACTGGACCCACGGCACGACGGGCTTCGCCGAGAACTGCGCGCCCTCGCTCGCCGAGCACCCGTTCGAGTCGGGCGCGTTCTTCCTCGTCGACCAGGTCGTCGACCACGGCTGGGCGCTCGTCGCGACCGACTACATCGGCCTCGGCACGAAGGGTCCGCACCCGTACCTCATCGGACCCGACACGGGCCACGCGGCACTCGACGCCGCGCGCGCCGCGCGCGAACTCGACGGGGCGGACCTCGGCGACCAGAACATCGTGTGGGGACACTCGCAAGGCGGTGCGGGCGCGCTCTGGACGGGCGCACTCGCCGACGTCTACGCCCCCGACCTCGACATCGAGGGCGTCGCGTCGCTCGCGCCCGCGAGCAACCTGCCGGGCCTCGTCGGCAACCTCGACGAGATCCCCGGCGGGAGCGTGTTCGCGTCGTACGTCGCCGCGTCGTACACCGCGATCTACCCCGACGTGACGATGCGCGAATACATCCGCCCGGGCGCCGTCGTGACCGTGCGCGAGATGGCGAAACGCTGCCTCGCCGAGCCCGGCGTCTTCGTGTCGGTGCTGAACGCGCTCGCGCTCTCGAGCGACCCCGTGATCTTCTCGAAAGACCCCACGACCGGCCCCCTCGGTGTCCGACTCGAAGAGAACACCCCGCCGCCGACGATCTCGGCGCCCCTCCTCCTCGGGCAGGGCGCCGCCGATCCTCTTGTGGTCCCAGCAGCACAGGACGCGTACGTCGAAGAGCTGTGCACCGCCGGCCAGCAGGTCGACTACCGGCTGTACGCCGGGCGCGACCATGTCGGGCTCGTCGAACCCGACTCGCCGCTCGTGCCCGACCTCTTCGAGTGGACCGAGGCGCGACTCGCGGGTGATCCGGTCGAGCCGGGGTGTACTCGCGTCGAACGCTGA
- a CDS encoding flavin reductase family protein, which produces MSGVSNGAADHARELGDRLKSAFRMHPAGVALITAAAATGPVGLTASSVSSVAAEPAALSFSVTRATGTAGALLAAPSFAVHFLGEQHADLARVFAHSGAPRFTPEQGFVRLPTGEPFLPDSPAVLRARALHLIPVGSSTLVVAEVLDVHLGDEAPPLLYRDRKFLRLDPETEL; this is translated from the coding sequence ATGAGCGGGGTGTCGAACGGAGCGGCAGACCACGCGCGCGAACTCGGCGACCGGCTCAAGTCGGCGTTCCGGATGCATCCCGCCGGCGTCGCCCTCATCACCGCCGCCGCGGCGACGGGCCCCGTCGGTCTGACGGCCTCGAGCGTGTCATCCGTCGCCGCCGAACCCGCCGCGCTCTCGTTCTCGGTGACGCGCGCGACCGGCACCGCGGGCGCCCTGCTCGCCGCGCCCTCGTTCGCCGTGCACTTCCTCGGCGAGCAGCACGCCGACCTCGCGCGCGTGTTCGCCCACTCGGGGGCGCCGCGGTTCACGCCCGAACAGGGCTTCGTCCGGCTGCCGACGGGCGAGCCGTTCCTGCCCGACTCCCCGGCGGTTCTGCGGGCGCGGGCCTTGCACCTGATTCCCGTCGGATCGTCGACGCTCGTCGTCGCCGAAGTGCTCGACGTGCATCTCGGCGACGAGGCGCCGCCGCTCCTGTACCGCGACCGCAAGTTCCTCCGACTCGACCCTGAAACGGAGCTCTGA
- the fdxA gene encoding ferredoxin: MTYVIALPCVDVKDKACIDECPVDCIYEGERSLYIHPDECVDCGACEPVCPVEAIYYEDDLPDEWADYYKANVEFFDEIGSPGGAAKVGVIAYDHPLVSALPPQAAHA, encoded by the coding sequence GTGACGTATGTGATCGCCCTGCCGTGCGTGGACGTCAAAGACAAGGCGTGCATCGACGAGTGTCCGGTCGACTGCATCTACGAGGGCGAGCGGTCGCTCTACATCCACCCCGACGAGTGCGTCGACTGCGGAGCGTGCGAGCCCGTGTGCCCCGTCGAGGCGATCTACTACGAAGACGACCTGCCCGACGAGTGGGCCGACTACTACAAGGCCAACGTCGAGTTCTTCGACGAGATCGGCTCGCCCGGCGGCGCAGCCAAGGTCGGCGTCATCGCCTACGACCACCCCCTCGTGAGCGCGCTCCCGCCGCAGGCGGCGCACGCATGA
- the soxR gene encoding redox-sensitive transcriptional activator SoxR, translated as MANARATDDDARRHAPDDLLTIGEMSRRTGVAASALRFYEDLGLIASVRTGGNQRRYPRHMLRRVSLIAVAKRLGVPLADVQASFAHVPLDGTPSHADWQRASRDWKRRLEERRRGIEQLERELTGCIGCGCLSMKACALLNPGDALAESGAGPRRLEPEPFDDRDDRDSDRD; from the coding sequence ATGGCGAATGCTCGGGCGACGGACGACGACGCACGACGTCACGCACCCGACGACCTCCTGACCATCGGCGAGATGAGCCGGCGAACGGGAGTCGCGGCATCCGCCCTGCGCTTCTACGAAGACCTCGGCCTCATCGCCTCCGTCCGCACGGGCGGCAACCAGCGTCGATACCCCCGCCACATGCTCCGCCGGGTCTCGCTCATCGCCGTCGCCAAGCGCCTCGGCGTGCCGCTCGCCGACGTGCAGGCGTCGTTCGCCCACGTCCCCCTCGACGGCACCCCGAGCCACGCCGACTGGCAACGTGCGTCGCGCGATTGGAAGCGGCGCCTCGAAGAACGACGGCGCGGCATCGAGCAACTCGAGCGGGAACTGACCGGATGCATCGGCTGCGGCTGCCTCTCGATGAAGGCGTGCGCGCTCCTGAACCCCGGCGACGCGCTCGCCGAGAGCGGCGCGGGGCCGAGGCGGCTCGAGCCCGAGCCGTTCGACGACCGCGACGACCGCGACTCCGACCGGGACTGA
- a CDS encoding LuxR C-terminal-related transcriptional regulator — MLPRSTFSERSGDRLPLRPAHLVARGRIDGLLDAGASHPLTLVVAEAGSGKTVAVSDWAARTDRRVIWITGGDARPVAERVRELAIGQAVSGPPPVLVFDEEHGEPFTAPGPGSVDDLLAAIPEGVSVILIARPTPTLRSHRSRLGGNVAVIGSSDLACTARETLEILARLGVVADRHAADRLHARTGGWMAGIVHAGLRAREATSAGGRADAPVDESAADDPRLREYFAVEFLEPRSDDDRRFLFGTSVVDEFDVPLAEALTGSRDAGRRLGELSRAGLFLEPVDGDPSTFRYGTLFRSYLRSRFALVDPDGFAHVHGKAARWYADRGDGRSAIEHALAGNRLEYAAELAAALWPDLIQAGELDGLKPLLSSIPVDSSRDLDLGIALAALSLQLEPDHRSAERLREVHAAMRSSVAADSPARLLLDVLAARAAGDAEGTREAADRLLHTGTAGAAATLQLRSLLLSFVGTTESWTGDVFEARAHLREALALADDAGSTWLRFIATGFLAEAEAKCGDIPGSLHRVEQTLRAADRHGWMRSSAVGAAAVMGALIATLQCRFDDAAALVDVAEAATRRPRDRPERAAIALPRLVLLVSEGRVADALDEIRRAEAGLRSWPADPVVVDTLDAWKLRLLVASGRTDEADALVKDAARGPLMWSVIARLYLDRGDARAALAAVAAARETQTTVFPSVAMDIDLVHALALRAAGRTAEAHARLEAALDLGEPARFLRPLVSHGPLLATLLAAHLAHGTSHAAFVAEALELMAPTSGLAGAAAPEPLTPRERQVLGYLPSNMSHEEIAAALFVSVNTVKTHARSIYRKLGVDGRRAAVARARELRLLAPASLGGLDLTRPG; from the coding sequence ATGCTTCCCCGTTCGACGTTCTCCGAGCGGTCCGGTGACCGGCTGCCGCTTCGGCCTGCGCATCTCGTGGCCCGCGGCCGGATCGACGGACTCCTCGACGCGGGCGCGTCGCACCCGCTGACGCTCGTCGTCGCCGAGGCGGGGTCGGGGAAGACCGTGGCGGTCTCGGACTGGGCGGCGAGGACGGATCGACGGGTGATCTGGATCACGGGCGGCGACGCGCGTCCGGTGGCCGAACGAGTGCGTGAGCTGGCCATCGGGCAGGCCGTCTCCGGTCCGCCGCCCGTGCTCGTCTTCGACGAGGAGCACGGGGAACCGTTCACCGCGCCTGGGCCCGGATCGGTCGATGATCTCCTCGCAGCGATCCCCGAAGGCGTGAGCGTCATCCTCATCGCACGTCCGACGCCGACGCTGCGCTCGCACCGCTCGAGGCTCGGTGGAAACGTGGCCGTCATCGGGTCGAGCGACCTCGCCTGCACGGCGCGGGAGACCCTGGAGATCCTCGCGCGACTGGGCGTCGTCGCCGATCGGCACGCGGCCGATCGGCTCCACGCGCGAACCGGAGGCTGGATGGCCGGTATCGTCCACGCTGGACTCCGCGCCCGCGAGGCGACGAGCGCGGGCGGCCGCGCAGACGCGCCGGTCGATGAGTCGGCTGCGGATGACCCACGCCTTCGCGAATACTTCGCGGTCGAGTTCCTCGAGCCTCGATCCGACGACGATCGGCGGTTCCTGTTCGGGACATCCGTCGTCGACGAGTTCGACGTGCCGCTCGCCGAAGCGCTCACCGGCTCGCGTGATGCCGGTCGGCGGCTGGGCGAGCTGTCGCGGGCCGGACTCTTCCTCGAGCCAGTCGACGGAGACCCGTCGACCTTCCGCTACGGGACCCTGTTCCGCTCTTACCTCCGGTCGCGGTTCGCGCTCGTCGACCCCGACGGGTTCGCGCACGTGCACGGGAAGGCCGCCCGCTGGTACGCGGACCGCGGCGACGGCCGGAGCGCGATCGAGCATGCGCTCGCGGGCAATCGGCTCGAGTACGCGGCGGAGCTCGCAGCGGCACTCTGGCCGGATCTCATCCAGGCCGGCGAACTCGACGGATTGAAGCCCCTGCTCTCGTCGATCCCCGTCGACTCGAGCCGTGACCTCGATCTCGGCATCGCCCTCGCAGCGCTGAGCCTCCAGCTCGAACCCGATCATCGGTCGGCCGAGCGCCTGCGCGAGGTGCACGCGGCGATGAGGTCGTCCGTCGCGGCGGACTCGCCCGCTCGGCTGTTGCTCGACGTGCTCGCGGCTCGCGCCGCGGGCGATGCCGAGGGCACTCGCGAGGCGGCGGACCGACTTCTTCACACGGGAACGGCCGGGGCGGCTGCGACGCTCCAGCTCAGAAGCCTGCTGTTGTCGTTCGTCGGCACGACCGAGTCGTGGACCGGCGATGTGTTCGAGGCGCGTGCCCATCTGCGCGAGGCGCTCGCCCTCGCCGACGACGCCGGGTCGACGTGGCTCCGGTTCATCGCGACGGGATTCCTCGCCGAGGCCGAAGCGAAGTGCGGAGACATCCCCGGCTCGCTCCATCGTGTCGAGCAGACGCTCCGGGCGGCGGATCGCCACGGTTGGATGCGGTCGTCTGCGGTCGGTGCCGCCGCCGTGATGGGGGCGCTCATCGCGACGTTGCAGTGCCGGTTCGATGACGCGGCCGCGCTCGTCGACGTCGCTGAGGCGGCGACACGTCGCCCCCGCGACCGACCCGAGCGTGCGGCGATCGCGCTGCCGCGCCTCGTGCTCCTGGTCTCGGAGGGCCGGGTCGCGGATGCGCTCGACGAGATCCGTCGCGCGGAAGCGGGGCTTCGGTCGTGGCCGGCCGATCCCGTCGTCGTCGACACGCTGGACGCCTGGAAGCTCCGCCTGCTCGTCGCGTCCGGACGGACGGACGAAGCCGACGCGCTCGTGAAGGATGCAGCACGGGGTCCCCTGATGTGGTCGGTCATCGCCCGCCTCTATCTGGATCGCGGCGATGCTCGGGCCGCGCTCGCGGCCGTCGCCGCGGCGCGGGAGACTCAGACGACCGTGTTCCCGTCGGTCGCGATGGACATCGATCTCGTCCACGCCCTCGCATTGCGCGCGGCCGGTCGCACCGCCGAGGCGCATGCACGGCTCGAAGCGGCGCTCGATCTCGGGGAGCCTGCCCGGTTCCTTCGCCCGCTCGTCTCGCACGGGCCGCTCCTCGCGACGCTCCTCGCGGCGCACCTCGCGCACGGGACTTCGCATGCGGCCTTCGTCGCCGAGGCGCTGGAGCTCATGGCGCCGACGTCGGGTCTTGCGGGCGCCGCGGCCCCCGAACCACTGACACCGCGTGAGCGCCAGGTGCTCGGCTATCTCCCGTCGAACATGTCGCACGAGGAGATCGCGGCGGCGCTCTTCGTCTCTGTGAACACCGTGAAGACCCACGCGCGGTCGATCTACCGCAAACTCGGCGTCGACGGCCGGCGGGCGGCGGTCGCGCGAGCGCGCGAGTTGCGGCTGCTCGCGCCCGCGTCGCTCGGGGGCCTCGACCTCACGAGGCCCGGATGA